The sequence CTGGGTTTTCCATAACATAGTTTAGACCATCAATATAGTTTTCACCATTGAAGTGATCTTTATGTTCAGCTGTGAATGGCATATCCCAAGTAATACAACCTTCAGTTGGACATGCTTCTGCACATGCTGGAGAATCGAAGTGATCTACACACTCAACACATTTGTCAGGATATACATAGTAGTACTCCTCACCCGTTGGATTATCATCCTCATCTACAATTGCTTCTACTGGACATTCGTCAATACAAGCTGCACAGTTTATACATGTATCACCAATAATTACTGCCATATTTATTCCTTTTTATTAAGATAGAAAACTATAGCTAAAGATATTTAAAAAAACTTTAAACCCTTCAGATTATTTGTTAAAGTCGATCAAAAAGATTCAATGCTTGACACGATACTAAACACTAAATATTTAAATATCTTTTGATATCTTCCACCCTATCTGTCTTCTCCCAACTGAAATCTTCTTCTTCTCTTCCGAAGTGACCATACGCTGCTGTCCTGCGGTATATAGGTCTCAATAGATCCAACGCATCCATAATACCTTTAGGTGTCAGATCAAAAAGTGACTCTACGCACGCCGTAATCTTAGACTCATCCACTGTTGCAGTCCCATGTGTATCTACATAGATAGAGACCGGTTTGGCTACACCGATCGCGTATGCTATCTGTAGTGTTGCTCTGTCACATACACCTGCAGCTACAAGGTTTTTCGCTACGTATCTTGCAGCATATGCAGCAGAACGATCCACTTTTGTAGGATCTTTACCGGAGAAGGCTCCCCCACCATGTGGGCAAGAACCACCATAGGTATCTACGATGATCTTTCTCCCTGTAAGCCCGGCATCCCCTTGAGGACCGCCGATCACAAAACGCCCCGTAGGGTTGATATGATAAGTAATATCATCAGACATCAACTCTGCCGGTATCACTGCTTTGATGACCTCTTCAAGTACGGCTTTTTGTACCTGTTCAAGCGTCACTTCAGGATGATGCTGCGTTGAGACCACGATCGTGTCTATTGCAACAGGTTTCCCATCTACATACTTCACCGAAACCTGTGCTTTTCCATCCGGGCGTAAAAACGGGACAGTACCATTTTTACGGACCTCAGCTAATTTGGCTGTGATCTTATGTGCAAGCGAAATAGGCAGAGGCATAAGCTCTTTGGTCTCATTACAGGCATATCCGAACATCAGTCCCTGGTCACCCGCACCGATCTCACCTGACGCCTGGTCCACACCTTGATTGATATCAGGACTCTGTTCCCCTATACCGTTGAGCACACCTGCAGACCGATAATCAAAACCATAACTTGCATCTGTGTACCCTATCTCTCTTACCACCTCTCTTGCAATCTCTTGCATCGGTGCATACGCTGTTGTTTTTAGTTCTCCTGCAATAACACAAAAACCATTACTCAGTAACGTCTCACAAGCCACTCTGGCCTGTGGATCTTTTTCGATGATATAATCGAGTATAGCATCTGAGATCTGATCAGCCATTTTATCTGGATGACCCTCGGTTACCGATTCACTTGTAAAAATGTATTCGTTAGCCATTTTTTTCCTTTAATTTACTTCTCTCACTTCTGTTCTAAAGAGCGATGCCGATCAATCACTCAATGATTTTCGGTAAAGTCTGCCATTCGGCTCAGAGAATTTTGAAATATTTGTTCACTGTCACTGAACTTGATACAATACCTCAAAAGGTACTTTATCAAATACAGCTTTCATGCAGAAGAAACCTCCCCTACACGATTCGTTTTGCCAACTGCTCCGGCAGTATCCCTAAGGACTCTTCTACCAATCTGGTATTACCATGTGTGATAAATGTATCAGGATACTCAAATGTTGTCAAGACTACATCTTGGATCTTTTTTTGACTTAAAAGTTCCAAAATCGCTGAACCCACACCACCCTGTGCTGCAGAATCAGAAAAAACAAACCATTTTTTATACTTGGTACTTAAGTCCACAAGCATCTCTTCATCCAATGGCTTGACAAAACGCAGGTCCAACACACCAGGGTTTACATCCACAAGTTCAGCCACTTTTTGGGCACGTCCGACACCATTACCATATCCTATAAAGAGTATCTCTTCTCCCTCTTTGAGCAAAACAGACTTCCCTAACTCATAGGCAGGGCTATCTGTATCTTCTGCCAAAAATGCCCCTCTAGGGTATCTAAAAGCACAAGGATGGTCATACTCTTTAGCAAATTGCATACAGAGCTTCATCGTTGTTTCATTATAGGGTGCCAGGAGTGTCATGTTAGGAATGCCTCTTAAATAAGAGATATCAAAAGCACCCTGATGTGTCTCTCCATCCTCCCCTACAATACCTGCTCTGTCCAGTGCAAAAGCGACACCCAGATCCATGAGTGCAATATCATGGATGACTTGGTCATAC is a genomic window of Sulfurovum sp. XGS-02 containing:
- the metK gene encoding methionine adenosyltransferase; protein product: MANEYIFTSESVTEGHPDKMADQISDAILDYIIEKDPQARVACETLLSNGFCVIAGELKTTAYAPMQEIAREVVREIGYTDASYGFDYRSAGVLNGIGEQSPDINQGVDQASGEIGAGDQGLMFGYACNETKELMPLPISLAHKITAKLAEVRKNGTVPFLRPDGKAQVSVKYVDGKPVAIDTIVVSTQHHPEVTLEQVQKAVLEEVIKAVIPAELMSDDITYHINPTGRFVIGGPQGDAGLTGRKIIVDTYGGSCPHGGGAFSGKDPTKVDRSAAYAARYVAKNLVAAGVCDRATLQIAYAIGVAKPVSIYVDTHGTATVDESKITACVESLFDLTPKGIMDALDLLRPIYRRTAAYGHFGREEEDFSWEKTDRVEDIKRYLNI